The DNA window aaggacaaaatcgaATGTAGAATCATATGTGTGTCAGAAATCCATCACACATATATgacgacaaatttacaaagtatCAAGCTCAGAGTTTATTACATATCGCATAATAATCCATACATGGAACAAATGTTTATCAATGTAGCAGAAACTGAAGCTCCAATCTTCAAGTAAAGCctccaaattccacatggatggTTGACTAGTGGATAAGCTTTATTTGCGAGGCTCCATATCCCATCTTACTGTTACTAATTGGAGGTCCCAATAGAGCCTCCACGTTAATCCTCACCAGATGTGCTAGAAAAAAGCTAGCCGCTCTAACTGCCCTCTCCAGATGTTACAGACAATACTCTccgagcagatcaccgagctccgccatcgccgtccgtctcgccaaacaggtctatgTCGCCGGCTAGCTTTTTcgctgcatcctccacctcatcctccagctgctgggtctccgcctcgcccatcccttcagcgaatccggcccctattgcctgaaggtcaacagattgatagtgggaccgaaccaccgcaagggcatgcgTAATGGCGGTAAcaacggcgtcgcggttgaagctctcccacgccgccttgcacctctagatgataaTGTCTGAACTCGGCGGACTGCCATCGGGCTAAGGAGCCACCTccaggtcgacgcagtcgagcaccggtttaacCCGGCGACTACGGCGTCGAACTTCTCccgttgggtcctggcctcctgcaccagcacatcaaactgtgccttgaccctccgatggtagactgcaagcattacaaggtttcatcaagcaaggaaactacttcagcagtaactCCAACCAGGAAGTACTCATCgtttagctcctcggccagtttgtctgctcgccttGTCTCCTTCGTCTTTTCCTCTCTGAGTTGTTCGACGGCTTGGCGCAGCTGGCTGatctctgcatcttgctctgtgagcacaacagtcatcaccaaAGATATAACTATTTAGCAATAGAAAGCACATTCACCGATCTACAGTACCTGCTTCTGCTCGGATACGCTTCTGAGCTGCTTGGATTTTTGCTCCAGTTGCATGGAAGCACTTGCCAGCTGCTCAGACTTGCCATGCAGCTGTTCGGACGCAgccgccagctgctcggataggacgcccttctggtactccaagtcccgcgcgttggactcagcaaggtctcgctcgcgctgggccctctggatgtttttctccataaggttcatcgcctccttaagtttttcattcgCCTCAGCGAGaggctccatccttttgatcagCTGGTGGCGCTGCTCggtagtccgagttatcccctgcaagCGCACAATGGTTATGAAGAACTACGATCTCCAACATTAAAGATGAGGATCCCAGTTGCAGTACTGACCTTGATTTGCTTCATCACTCCTGCAAGGGCGGActtcagtctcctcatctccctggtggtgtcctcctcctcgacaaccaccaccTCGTCGCCGTGTTTGCGGAGGAGTCGGATGGCCTGGGGTCGAGACTCCTCACATTCAATCTCTTCCatctcgtcctcctccgccgcgGCTGGAGGCACCACTAGGGGGTTCAATGGCCGGATAGCGGGTCCGACCATGCTCTATGATGCCTCGTGGGGCACCATCTGCTCCTCGAGCGTGACTGACCTCGCCGCCCTAGACTCAGGTGCAGCATCGACATCTCCCGCATTCACCGCTAAAGGCCTGGTGGCTTCCGCCATTGCCCCGGGCACCGTCGCCAACTCGTATGCCGTCGGCGCCAACTGTTCGCCGCCACCAATTTCACTAGTAGCAGCAGCTAACTCCTCTGCAGACCGCCGAGCACCCGGGGACTCTAGAATGGGGTCTACCGCCACCTCCTCCGCTCCGAGACCAGCCTTTGGTTGCTCGATAGTCTGGACAGGCGGGGTCGGATCCTCCGCACGCCTTGCACTACATCAGTTTAGCTCGTCAGTCGCCAAAAAAGCTAAGGAACGAtggcaaagtaactccaagacaaggatacttatggtttggtctgccggtacaatttcttgaactAGTGGTGCCTACCAGAGCCCCCAGCCATGGCCTTAGGGTCGACGCCTGCATCTTGGGGTGGAGGTCCTGCGGTCTTTGCCGTTGGCCTTTCCTCCGCCCGCAGCTCCGGGGCTCCCCTCGCccactgctcggggacttcctccgCCTGTCGCTCCGAGGCTCCCcttgcctgctgctcggggactttcgTCGCTCGTTGTTGGGGAACTTCCTCCCCTCCCATCGATTGTTCCTCCACGCGCACGCTGCATGGAGGCGccttcgtgctcggtggaggagccaccgGAACGtcgtcgtcatccgaccacttgAACACCGCGGTCCTTCGTGTttgagtggtctggtcgccaccaagcAAGATGCCACCCGGCTTGAGGGGAGCGGTACCTgccatctttctcttcttccaggccggctcgtctgccgctgccctcttcccccagaTTTTCTCCGACACCAGGGATGGACTCTCCGACGAGATGCTGACGGTTTCCTCCTCAGGCTACGGCGGTGGCCGGGTATCTACTCCCTTCGGCCAATTGCTCCTTggcatgcccgagaagtacaccgctctttcctatgagtggatcttcgcataagtgaatcagtccactgctcggcaatgacaaaagataaaaagcatcagtaatacacaactgagatatttacctgagaaGACAGATTCTTACAGTTAAAGGCTTTCGTATACCCTGACATGCTGAAGGAGGCAAATGGGGCGAATAGCTCTGCAGCCCGCTCTTCCACAAcatccctcgacagcatctcttggcctctcccgggtaccgtcggtctccccttgAACTCGAAGGCTAGGTGCGCCCTCTCCTTACAGGGCTAAACGCGGTGCACTATAAAGCTCGCCGCCACCAATCCGCCGTTGATCTTCACACcttttattaagccaaggagctccctcacttgctccatattagCACGGCTTGGCAACTCCGACCAGCTTTTCTGGCTCtccgggatgtggtcggcgtcgcAACGGATGGTtggggtggctctgcttcatgtagaaccacctggtgttccaccccttcagcgacatGTTCcgcggcacagtaaggtactcgcccgccATTCCATAACGCAGTTGAAGGTACACTCcgctgaccaccttggaaccaccgccgtctctcttcttcagctagaacaggtgacggaagaggttgaagtgaggaaggattctgagatatgcctcacagaaatggatgaagatcgagatgtgcaaaatggtatttgggtggagattgcatagactaaccacccagagctccaacagatccctcaagaatggatggacaggaaatcccaacctgcgccagaaataatcctcaaataccaccacttcgtcggtatgaggcatggggaagggctcaccgagggccggcTGCCATCCGACGGTGACACGGTCAGGCAGAATGCCCgcttccaccaatctgttgagcCCCGCCTCTCCCATtcgcgacggcacccactcttcatcacgccGGGCTTcggcgctcgccttcttggggctcgtcttctttggttttgtagctcccttcttcggcgccatctctcagatctgattTGGGTTTGGCAGCGGAAGCAAGTGTGGATGCGAATCTAAAaatgcgagggctgaggaggaagatgaaatggcaaaagtGGCAAATGTGGGAACGCGGGATGCGGCagcgcggttataaagcacttttcccacccttttgcattcgagggtttttgggaaacctttcccgcgatttacgcctctccgaattctccgcaACAGCAAGGTGGTCCATTACCTGGGTTTTTGCGCAACCGCGGCCCGTATCGCCgatttatctccgcaatttgttaCGGCCCACCGAATTTTCACCATCTTCTCCGCCAATCGTTATGGCTCTATAATTACTACTGTATAGCCATTACTCTGGTATTTTCTCCGtggtttgttttctccaagatttcctaaAGTGGCTCGGGGACTGTGTCAGTATTATGTCTCGGTTCCTCACCACATTGGGGATTTTTTCTTCAATTGAatgctgtttctgaccctggcaccacgtgactgcgtcacctactgtcaggctcggggactaagttggcacacttcaccttgcggtgaatgtgctttttctcactTCGGGGCTACACCCGGGAGCTGACTGTCTGCTaggctggtcttttactattcttctactttggaccctggcaccacatgactacgtcatctactgtcaggctcggggactaagtgggcacacttcaccttgcggtgagtgtgtttggtTAAATCTAGAAGACTtcgcgcctcttgaagctgaagaagactacctcattttctcgtggtcagactctaagtgggcacactggGTCCACTACAAAGAAAATTttttattctgaacttgagctccttacacccttatggcaagccatacttgggttataCTGCTCAGCAacagttcacgctgctcggcaattgctcacaactgctcggcaactcatcacggtggtcggaccatgagtttgactgctcgactttgttcgcacctgctcggataaGCTCACGATGGCGTTGCACAACAGGTACAAGGCACTCGgtgactagctgtggggggtacgaccccggatacccatgacagaccacatgggctgcgcccccaggggcggcccagtgcacaagacgaagccttgtggggcatgactctgctcggcgcctcccgcaagacaccgggaagatatcctgaagatactacgagatctgttaggatgcgtatgatcccaagatttctgtaatctattattactttctggttatctcttagacctaaccgacttgtaacccacCCCCGGACAATATAAGGAGGGTagagaccccctccaaactcacgcaatatcatacgatagctaatacaaaccaacaaaccacaggagtagggttttacgtcatactgacggtctgaacctgtctaactcgtgtgtctctgttgccttcttgttcttgatcacacacttctctgccgatcaatctaccttcgtgggatacccctcggaggactgccaacgatattctgtcgacacaatTCTATACACGCATGTAACTCTGGATTCAAATAAAAGTTATTTGTACGAATTAATTTTTTATTAGTACATATTAAATAAGAATTTATATTGCTTGAATGTCTTAAAGTTATCCCGTGCGAGAGCATGGGTTGATAGACTAGTACAATTAATTTACAGATAGGCTCAATAATgcatactccctctatcccaaattAACTGTCGTTTTTTATTTTCGTGCCATAAGTTTGACTCAATTTatagaaaatgcgtgcaacatttgtatctccaaataaatttattaaaaaactagattcaaagatctttccaatgatactaattatgtatcataaatattaatattttttaatatatattttgtcaaagaTGTTTTTCGGAAAGCGAAAGCGGCaaatattttgggacggagggaataCTGAAGTACGTCGATGCTGTACGTACGCGTGTGGAGTTCTTATCCAAATTAACCAATTATACATATGAATTGGCCAATGGTCATGGGCAAATGGATATCGTACATACTCCTAAGTAAATCTGGAGAGGGTGTAGAATAGGGAATGCATGGAAAATGTAGCAATGGGCCGGGTATGTATAGTTGTCACCATCCAGGCGTGGCATGATGCTAACCATTGAAAGATGATGATGGGGACGTCCAAACCGCTGCTGCAAATAATGAATTGAAGGGTTGCTTACTACTACTACGTATTTCATCTATCCTTGCTTTTGCGCCATCAAATACACTGCACCACCACTCCACCAGGCAGCTAGCTAGCGCAGCCTGATGTCGATCAGTCAAGTCATGGATATGCCAAAGTTGCATTCATATCGAAACTATATAAATATATGATCTGTAGCTCTGTGTGAAGCAGACAGATATATACCGTGCCATTGTTATATATTGAGTGTCTGGACGCTGTGGATCACGTGGATGATAAACCTAGTGGGCCGCATCTTCCTGCTTTGTCATCGACGACTTTTTCTGGGAACAGTCTTGCCAATTATATGTGAAAAACAAAGAGTATAAAGGAAGAATCAGGCATGCATAGATCTTTTCTGGGAACAGTCTGGTTCAATAGGATGGCCGTGGGTCATGCATGCATATGAATATGAATGGTGGCTAAATAAACTACATATAAAGGAAGAATCATGCGCGATCTGTTTGGATATGTATATATCTATCTGTGCAATGTTGGTGCAGGCTCTGTGTttgtttcgttctgtttggaCTTGCACCAACTGCCTCCCACAAGTTTGTTGTTAATTATAAATCTTTCCCCGTCCAAAAAGAACATATCAAGGATCGATTAACGTGAGATCCATGTATATCAACTCAGCATCTTTTCTGTATTTGTCCACTTCACATCAACAAGGCTCTATGTTGGCTACTGTATTTAATTACACCTGCACGCGTAATTAACTGAGCCAATTgtttgtcacacccgattttaaggacaaaatcgaATGTATAATCATATGTGTGTCCAgaaatcagtcacacacatatgacgacaaatttacaaagtatCAGGCTCAGAGTTTATTACATATCGCATAATAATCCATACATGGAACAAATGTTTATCAACGTAGCGGAAACTGAAACTCTAATCTTCAAGTAAACTCCACATGGACGGTTGACTAGtgaaccacaagtctagtaatcctccgAAAACTCATCATAACCACCATAATCTTTTACCTATCCGGGATTTTtgtccaaataataaaaataaacgagcataacaattataacatggggtttatggggctcaaaaggctgacactgttTTAACTACAATTGGCTTTTAGtatatcacaattttagcaattgagtagcaacataTTAGCAATGCCCCAATTAATCACGTGAAACTGATAACATGAATAATGAAATAGCATATAAAAACATCGACGATCATTTGTTATTAAATAAGGAGtctaggccgctcgtgaccgtgagcacggctgttataacagttttacactctacagatgttatacaactttacccatgagccgtgatttgccctttcgcccgaggtagctagcctcttgacccacttccaaggaagatcGACAGGGTTCattatgaagtctttcaaaggttcgtctaacaagttagtggCCGCTAGGTTTCAATGgcaagcagatgtaggaaccctctatttacaccaaaatttagaagaagagtcACATGAacttgaaagctcccaagatcatgtcatcaaggaatcaattgcatgcagatcggAACCAACTGATTCGAATATAGCAatggaatcgactttcttcaggtagcgccagcagataacgacaaaggctacgatcggcgccgggacaaaacatgttggactctacaaaaagggaaagattagagtccaagttatcttaaattaggaatgttttctcttagggccaaagattgtgatgagtcgtacttagataggagtcatgcgtaggtcccaggtataaatatcaaaccccggctattgtaaaaaaaaagacacacaatcaatccaatacaagttatttactttttttttggctccggccaccccttaggagcaggagtagagtagatctcgactagttcttcagcaagtatggctgcatcgatccggtggaCCTTCACTACCTttactgcttgtctataagtaccgtcatggcttatacctctattcgtatggctgcatcgatccagtcgacctccactgctcgaactagattaaggtcaagttatcggctctatctaagggtggcattccttcggatagattcattaaattaccgatattgcttattgcttccattatttatttaattacaacaatatcacttcgcccgattgagattgatctagatcggtcttATATCTTTTTAActcattgtttgttaatctaaattgatataatctacactttaaacgatgagttacgttttatcggctgttttacatcaatcttgattgtgcatagcgtgcggttaaggcatgcttgatcttgagtagatctattggttagcaaaaactgttccatgaccgttatcacggcctgtgtgattctgcctcacaccccactgttagcaccgtggagtgaggatcgttatttggtagatctattcctgagagggcTTGACCTTAACTatacgctatgcctgaatcggctgttttagccgatatcgagcactttcatgaatagtttgcatcacaagatcgttgaagtagggatagattgaaagatgtgttagccacatgatcttgttattgtattacagcatgtatgattctgcctcatgccccactgatattagtaataagttagggtcgtcgagtctattgttatttctatggcctgcataattctacctcatgccccactggtcatagcaatagatgagatctaatatgttcattagatttatctctattaaatggttgaatgatgatgaactgtttctttcataaaaaggggttcgattacttgcagtcattgtcttagcatgaactaattactgttgatatccttttgccagtgaccaatatttatctaaacaatgatattcatccagaatgataaccgattcttcttacacaaccccatgagctttaactgacttattcttatgaatatgctgaaattgactatttagtcgatctcctttcatatcggctctcagagccgcacattcgggactgtctggcaacacaggcatgttccgcccttaattactaataaaatttctctccttatcaattgtagggtcaaattgactggcatgtcttgggaggagtgcgcaggatcgaccatccctatgttgaagctaagcggatctctagctccatcgagtggacccttccggcttgctcgtgtgtcctcggcacgggacaaaattctgtgtcgacacacgtttctagcacgcccggtgggacaccacaatcgtcatggcggttcacaacaacaacgacatccttatgatacattatgaagatctacctgatcgagataaaggtgtcatcagcaaagctacagaagagttttagaataagtgtttgttgtcctataccaaaacacgtgaccacataattgttcagaaattttcaCTACCTAGAGATTCTATTACACGagcagacagatacaactgaagctgaagacagactTTTCATTactgaaagttgtagataaatctgttcgtgatgccatatcaagccaaaatgaagctttcttgaatgcattccacaacgccatgaaagaagcgattcatgggtttccaggttggtcaagttgggccggcttattacaatgtTCCTAGATCTGTTGATCCAAGGGAcgaatcaagtcggtaccagccatcaagaagtagcaccagctaggtagtggtgatgtccaggcagttcaaggttcatctgaactaGGCTCAAGGAATTACTACGaattagatacagtataatcctaaaccgtcagtacagcatgtgcaacaaccggcagggcaaggtcagaaccaggtgatcaattttggcacatcaggccacataccgtcgttgaCTCAAAAagtagcaccatcaattcaaaggatccatagaaaTATAGAtcattatgtctataatcagatacTTCAAACAGCAAGCCTGCAAAGGAACTAGCAGATAGaggttccacaaggatatcactatAGATCAgactataacacccttcacatgattccaaattcagggtatcaaggcacatgggattttaaTCCACATATGGGTCAACAAGTACAGAgaaatctaaattcaaatgctaatgagttgctgccgaaggtgactgagatgatgaagaaccagttcggtctgaagccaaaagggttgaccttctcgtataaacgcccatatccagaatggtatgatttggtcgctcttcccacaaattataggctcccagagttcgctaagttcactggccaagacagtacaaggacgatagaacatgtcagtcggtaccatacacagttgggcgaagcattagttgaggatgtccatcgagtttgtttcttctccttgtccctgtcagggccagccttcacttggttttcatcactactagccaattccattgccaattgggctgacctagagaagaagtttcatacatatttttacaccaggactagagaaaagaagattactgatctgacaactataagacagaagactaatgaatcgggcactgaatttcttcagaggttctgagaaactaggaacttgtgcttctcattaaacttgactaatgatcaactagttgctttagctgttcaaggaatgctgccaatgtggaaagaaaagctgctagaacaagaatttgacaacttaggtcaattgACTCAATGAGTGGcaacgctcaatagccaattccatagtatgcgcagagatacccgattctagaagagtaccacagtggccgcagcttataatccatactcagttgatgacggctatgaagatgaagaagaagaggttgctacgactgaatggaattggggcaagaaaacagtaatggtttcgaatccttggggaagaggagtcgaggagagctatgactttgatgtcacaaaatcagacaagctcttcgatttcttacttgagaaggggacagatcaagttgcccgatggtcatgttatgttgccctctgatcagttgaagaataagaagttctgcaagttccataacgctacttctcattccactaatgaatgcagaatcttccggcagcatatacagagggctattcaacaaggaaggctcaaatttgatacgcctcgaaaaatgaaagttggatgataatcctttcccaggagatcagaaacatggttgatgctaggctactcaaaggaaagactaaggtcctaacatcagccaaatcaagagaagctggaacagtcgatccatGCCTCGCTGTAGCCTCCTTCACCGAGCTGTTCATGTGCGTGAGAAAGAAGATATAGCGAAGATCCCACTTTAATAGAGGGCTAAAACAACATTTTCCCACCTTCTCTATTCTCAGATCTAAAAAATTAATAAAATAAATGTTGTTGTGACCTATAGCCAAATGCACAAGGATATGGTTAGTGATAGCTAGGGTCAGCTCTGTCTTTTTTTCAATCCGTTGGCTGCTATTACCTTCTTTTAGCTTATTTGCTTAGTGAATGGGGTAACAACTAGCATGGTGGTTAGGAAACCATTAGTCAAGTTTCATGGGCTAATAATCCACCAGCTTAGCaaatatgctgacatggcaaATTATTAGTAATGAAGAGAGAGATTATCAGTTTCATGGGAGTACAATGAGTTTCATGAGGATGAAATTAGTCTAGATTGTTTTCAACACACGTGAGTCTTGGAAACTGAGACATAAAACTCCTACTGAGACTGGCCTAGGTCTAGTTGTTTGGATTAGCGAAGGCTAATTTTTAGATACTAACAATTGGCCAAAGCATTGCAGTCAACTTAAATTAATTATTGTCCGCATCGTCTGTATATTTCAGTAACAATCTTACGCATAAGAGACAACATTTATTCTTAAATTCCTGAGATGTCAACATCTATCTCTAAAAGTTCCCAGCAAAGTATATCATCATGAGGCTTTACTTTGTCAGTTTTTAGAACAATCCCACACTCTATATCCTTAGTTACCTCATGGGCATTCTCATGATC is part of the Miscanthus floridulus cultivar M001 chromosome 9, ASM1932011v1, whole genome shotgun sequence genome and encodes:
- the LOC136480470 gene encoding protein WEAK CHLOROPLAST MOVEMENT UNDER BLUE LIGHT-like 2, with translation MEEIECEESRPQAIRLLRKHGDEVVVVEEEDTTREMRRLKSALAGVMKQIKGITRTTEQRHQLIKRMEPLAEANEKLKEAMNLMEKNIQRAQRERDLAESNARDLEYQKGVLSEQLAAASEQLHGKSEQLASASMQLEQKSKQLRSVSEQKQSKMQRSASCAKPSNNSERKRRRRQVYHRRVKAQFDVLVQEARTQREKFDAAIGAGFAEGMGEAETQQLEDEVEDAAKKLAGDIDLFGETDGDGGAR